From Gottschalkiaceae bacterium SANA:
CAAAAAAATGCAATCAATCTAGATGTGGAATTCAAGGAAATTGAAAAGATCCATGAATAAGGGAATCCTCCTCGGGTATCTGTAAGTTAGAATCTTACAGATTGGGGTGAAAGGATGAAAGAACGGGAACTAACACTAATCAAACAAGCCATCCTCAACGAAATAGAAGGCTATGAATTCTATAAGATGGCTGCAGGACAAACAAAGTCAATAGAAAGTAAAAATGCACTTTTGGCCTTGGCCGATGAAGAATTTAAGCATTCTACTTACCTAAAGGAACTATTCAACAAAATTAAAAAACAAGGCGATGATTTTCAATTGGCTTTCCTCAGTGATATCCCATCACCAGGAATTTATCGGTTTAGTGATATCAAGGACAATGCCAATTTAAGCCTTGCTGTTACCATCTTTTCGATTGGGATGGAAATGGAGAAAGCATCAATCAAGTTTTATGAAAAAGCATTCGAAGAAACTGAGCTTCCAGAAGCAAAAAAACTCTATGAAATTCTAATTGCTTGGGAGAAAACCCACTTGGAACAATTCCAAACCGAGTACACCAAGCACCGCCAAGAGTGGTGGAGCGAACAAAGCTTTGCACCGTTTTAAAATGACTGCAAATAAAAGAGACAATCCGCTTATTAAACGGATTGTCTCTTTTATGCTTGTTTATTGATTCGTTCGTCGATGCACAAGTTTCGTTTTCGCACCGACCTGTTCAACGTCTATGAACTGAATCTGAACACAATCTTTCCTTGCCTGTCCCCTTCCAATCGAAACTCGATGGTAATAGCTGTAATGAAACTATTGACCTTGACGAAAAGGATTAATTTCGATAAACTGTTACAATATCGAAATAAGTTTGAAAGGAAGTATTAAGATGTTTCGAGGACTAGTTATACCCAATAATTACGAATCTAAATTAACCCTGCGAGAGACAGAAAAAGCAATCAAGCAGGTTAAAGATTATTTTCAAAGAGAATTGGCAAATGCACTAAATTTAGAGCGTGTATCCGCTCCGCTTTTCGTCTTTCCAGAAAGTGGACTGAATGATGATTTAAACGGTGTGGAACGTCCAGTTTCTTTTGATGTACCCGATCTTGCTCACGATGGCATCGAAGTGGTACATTCCCTTGCAAAATGGAAGCGCATGACCCTTAACCGTTACGGATTTGCACCTAATGAAGGCATGTATACAGATATGAATGCAATCCGACGCGACGAGGAATTAGATAACCTCCATTCTCTTTACGTGGATCAATGGGATTGGGAGAAAATCATTGCTCCAGCAGACCGTACCATGGAAACCCTAGTAAAAACCGTAAAAAAAATCTACCGTGTCTTTAAAATGACAGAAAACTACATGGATACCCTTTATCCAGTCATTAAGCCTACACTTCCAGCCGAGATTTTCTTTATTACGTCTCAGGAATTAGAAACACGATACCCCGATCTAACACCAGAACAACGAGAAGATGCCATTACCAAAGAAAAAAAGGCCGTTTTTTTGATGCAGATCGGCGGAGCTCTTGCATCTGGGGAACCCCATGACGGACGAGCACCTGATTATGACGATTGGACGTTAAATGGCGATATCCTCTTCTGGCATCCCATTTTGGATCAAACATTTGAGCTTTCTTCCATGGGAATCCGTGTTGATGCAGAAACTTTGAAAATGCAATTGGCCCAACGTGGTTGCCAAGATCGTTCTGAACTTCCTTTCCACAAAGCCTTGTTAGCTGGGGAGCTTCCTCAAACCATGGGCGGCGGTATTGGACAATCCAGAATGTGTATGTTCTTCTTGCAAAAAGCACATATCGGTGAGGTTCAAGCCTCCCTATGGCCAGCAGAAATGGTCAGTGATTGTGAAAAAGCAGGTGTTTTTCTACTATAAATCTAGAAGCCACGAATCAAAAATGATTCGTGGCTTTTTTTATTTTGGATATCGAACACACGTTTGATTTTCTTGGTAAACTTTGTTATACTACTTTCAGGAGGTGAACGTATGTACGATGTCTATGATCGACTTCAAATTCTCGCGGACTCCGCAAAATACGATGTATCTTGCTCCTCCAGTGGAAATGAGCGGAAGAACAATCGAGCGGGCGGGATCGGCAACGCACGTTCTTTCGGTATCTGCCACGCATGGGCAGCCGACGGCCGGTGTATTTCTCTCTTGAAAATATTAATGACAAATCACTGCGTCTACGACTGTGCCTATTGCATCAATCGTTCATCCAATGATGTGCCACGGGCAAGTCTAACACCGGAAGAAATCGCAAAGACCACCATGGCCTTCTATCGGCGAAACTATATTGAAGGACTGTTTTTGTCTAGTGCTGTCGATGTTTCACCCAATCAAACCATGGAACAGATCGTAAAAACACTCGAACTTTTACGTCATCAATGGCAATTCCAAGGATACATCCATGTGAAAGCCATCCCCGGTGCAGATCCAAGACTCATTCAGCAGGCAGGCTTTCTGGCGGATCGCATGAGCGCGAATATCGAATTACCAAGCAGTGAATCCCTGCAACGCCTAGCCCCACAAAAGCAACTACAAACGATCTTGAAGCCTATGAATCAAATCCAACATGGAATTGAAGAGAACCGCTATGCACTTAAACAATACCGAAACGCACAATCCTTTGTACCTGCCGGACAGTCCACCCAAATGATCGTGGGTGCGACTCCAGAATCCGACTATCAAATGATACATACTTCACAGAAACTATATGATCGCTTTCAATTGAAGCGTGTCTTTTATTCCGCCTATATCCCCGTAGGGAATCCCAAGAAGATCCTGGTTCCCATACCAAAAATTGCCCCCTTAATGCGAGAACACCGCCTATATCAAGCGGATTGGCTTCTTCGCTTTTATGGCTTTCGTGCAGAAGAATTACTCGACGAAATCAAGCCGCATTTTGATGCGGACTTTGATCCAAAAATGATTTGGGCCATTCGCCACTTGGAACAATTCCCCGTTGAAATCAACCGTGCCCCTTTCGAAACCCTAATTCGTGTACCAGGCATTGGACACAAAACGGCGTCCCGAATTGTCAATCAACGGCGCCTTGCCTCTCTATCCGTCGAAGAAGTAAAAAAAACACGTCTCGTATGGAAACGAGCCCGTTTCTTTCTCACCGTGAGGGGCAAATACTATGGCGGACGTTCCATAAGCCCAGAGGGAATTAAAACCGCTCTACAACCGGAATGGAGCCATCAATTACGGCTCTTCCCCAACGCCAAAGGAGGGCAAGCCCGTGGATTATCTATATGATCACTCATTTGACGGATTTTTAACCGCCGCCGCCATTCATTTTCAAGAAAAAAGGACTTCCGGCATTTTCCCGGAAACCCACTATCAATATCGCTTAGGAGAAGAAGTGCGAAGCATTGAAACGGACCCCATTCGTGCTGCCACCTTCTATCACGAGCTGGAAGAACGTTTTTCTTCGGATGTCGCCCATAAATGCGGTCGCGCATTTCTTTCGGATCATCCCAACAAAGAAAATCTCCTGCTCATCTATTTGAATTTTGGATTTAAAAAGGGACGCGGCTTTGATGCAATCTTCACCCACCCTGATGTAGAACCCGTGCAGACCATTGCCACCGCTGTGGAATGGGAGGCTGCAAGATTTTTAGGCCTGATCCGCTTTCAGGAAATCAAAGGGATCCTATACGCTTCCTTCTCACCGGACAATGCCATTCTAGGGCTTATGGCCGATCACTTTCTCGACCGCCTCCATGGGGAAGCTTGGATTATACATGATACCAAACGGAATCTTGCCATTCTCTGTAATGGCGTAAAATGGCGCATGGTACCTTTCAAACGGGATTTTGCACTCACCCTTCCCCGAGAAGAACTCGCGGTCCAACAATTATGGCGAGGCTACTTCACCCATATCGCCATCCCGGAAAGAAAAAATCCACGTCTCCAGGCACAGTATATGCCTAGGCGATACTGGAAAGATCTTGTGGAAGTCAACTCACCTCAATTTCGTTGAAAATGGAGCGGGCTTATAGCCCACTCCTTCTTGGTTGAATCCGTTTCGGAGAACTTCCCCACGAGGAGTCCTCCAGATATCCATATTTTTTTCTCATTTCTGTATTGGTCTGCAAAGAACATGAACCCTTATGAGTTTCACACGCCTCACATTCCGAACAATTTATCCATTCAAATCCATAAGTAAATGGGCATGCAGTGATACAATTCGAACAACTCG
This genomic window contains:
- a CDS encoding ferritin family protein, with product MKERELTLIKQAILNEIEGYEFYKMAAGQTKSIESKNALLALADEEFKHSTYLKELFNKIKKQGDDFQLAFLSDIPSPGIYRFSDIKDNANLSLAVTIFSIGMEMEKASIKFYEKAFEETELPEAKKLYEILIAWEKTHLEQFQTEYTKHRQEWWSEQSFAPF
- the asnA gene encoding aspartate--ammonia ligase; amino-acid sequence: MFRGLVIPNNYESKLTLRETEKAIKQVKDYFQRELANALNLERVSAPLFVFPESGLNDDLNGVERPVSFDVPDLAHDGIEVVHSLAKWKRMTLNRYGFAPNEGMYTDMNAIRRDEELDNLHSLYVDQWDWEKIIAPADRTMETLVKTVKKIYRVFKMTENYMDTLYPVIKPTLPAEIFFITSQELETRYPDLTPEQREDAITKEKKAVFLMQIGGALASGEPHDGRAPDYDDWTLNGDILFWHPILDQTFELSSMGIRVDAETLKMQLAQRGCQDRSELPFHKALLAGELPQTMGGGIGQSRMCMFFLQKAHIGEVQASLWPAEMVSDCEKAGVFLL
- a CDS encoding putative DNA modification/repair radical SAM protein, translated to MYDVYDRLQILADSAKYDVSCSSSGNERKNNRAGGIGNARSFGICHAWAADGRCISLLKILMTNHCVYDCAYCINRSSNDVPRASLTPEEIAKTTMAFYRRNYIEGLFLSSAVDVSPNQTMEQIVKTLELLRHQWQFQGYIHVKAIPGADPRLIQQAGFLADRMSANIELPSSESLQRLAPQKQLQTILKPMNQIQHGIEENRYALKQYRNAQSFVPAGQSTQMIVGATPESDYQMIHTSQKLYDRFQLKRVFYSAYIPVGNPKKILVPIPKIAPLMREHRLYQADWLLRFYGFRAEELLDEIKPHFDADFDPKMIWAIRHLEQFPVEINRAPFETLIRVPGIGHKTASRIVNQRRLASLSVEEVKKTRLVWKRARFFLTVRGKYYGGRSISPEGIKTALQPEWSHQLRLFPNAKGGQARGLSI
- a CDS encoding TIGR03915 family putative DNA repair protein; the encoded protein is MDYLYDHSFDGFLTAAAIHFQEKRTSGIFPETHYQYRLGEEVRSIETDPIRAATFYHELEERFSSDVAHKCGRAFLSDHPNKENLLLIYLNFGFKKGRGFDAIFTHPDVEPVQTIATAVEWEAARFLGLIRFQEIKGILYASFSPDNAILGLMADHFLDRLHGEAWIIHDTKRNLAILCNGVKWRMVPFKRDFALTLPREELAVQQLWRGYFTHIAIPERKNPRLQAQYMPRRYWKDLVEVNSPQFR